The window CGGAAACGCCCGGAGGCAGAGAAGGACGGGGAGAGCAGGCAGTCGGTGTGAGGGGCTgtcctgggggtgggggggagggacaCCGCAgcgagggagagagggagggtcGGGCACTGATGGAGAGAACAGAGAAGGTACCGAGAGGAGAAAGAATAccggagggatggaaggagagaaggaaggctggaggaagaaaaggatggatagtgggagaaaaagaaggctggaagggggaaaggagtggTGGAAAAAGCGAAGGAGAGATGGGGGAAGCaaaagagggacagagggagggaagaaggaagaaagggatgaaaaggggaaaggagggatggaggaggaaaagagggatggagggaagaaaggagggatggTGAAAGCAAAGGCGGAtggagggacggagggaggggCAGTCTGCCTAGAAGAAGGTGTGCACTTGTCCCAATCCCCGGCCGCCGCTTTCATAAATCAATGCCCAGCCGCCACCCGCCCCCGCCCCCACGCCCAAACGTGGCCGGCTTTCCAGCCGCCTTCTCCTCCACCCGGCGGGCCGGCCGCCCGCAAACGCACTGCAGtgcccccccgggggccccccgcCGGGAGCCGGAGCGACACCTGCGCGTCCCTCGGGAGcccgcccgccccccccccccatccgcGGGCCCCCTCCCCAGTGGGCCGGGAGGGCCGGGCTCCTCACCTGCCCCATCATCGCCGGCGTCGGGCGTCCCGCGCGGGTCCGGAGGGCGTCGCGGTGCCGGCCGCCGCCGGACACGGGGAGGGAGGATCGCCGTGCGAGGGCAGCCGGGGAGCGCGGGGGAGCGCAAGGAAGGCTCGGGGCTGGGCAGGGGAGCGCGGGGCAGCCGGAGCTCGCCGGCAGGAGCGCCCGTGCCGTGCGGCGGCTGCAGAGCCGCGGGTgggcgggcgggcgggcaggGGAGCCGCGGGGCGGGGCGCGGCGACGGGGCGGGGCGCGGCGCGGGCGCGGGCCGGTCTCGGCTCTCGGCTGCCTGCGGGGCTGCCCGCCCGTCGGGGGGGCCGTCCAGCTGTGCGTCCGGCCGCCTGTCCGGCGCGGGCCCCTCCGCCCGCGGCCCTCGCTGCCTGGCTCTGCCTGGCGAGCCCCTGACTCAACATTCCCAGCATTCCCGAGGAGCTGGGCGGTGTGGTGGCTGCgcgtgtgtgcgcgcgtgtgtgtgtgcgtgtgtgtgcgcgcgcCCGGGCGCCTCTCCGCGGGGGGCAGCAGAGAGCTCCCGGCCCTCGCGCGGAGAAGGGGCGGGGACTCCCCTCCAGCCCCGCCCCTCCCGCTCTCACGGCCCGGGACTCCCCGGCTCCCCGAAGCTGGGCCCCGCGCCCCCACGCCCCCCCCCCCGCGCCGGCCCAGCGCGGGCCTCCTCCCTGGCCTCCCGGGGAGCTGCGCGTCCTTCATTCACTCACCGGCTCCCTCGGGGCCGGCCGCCCTCCCTATTGCTCCCCGGCGCGCGCTGCCTCCGGGGGGCTCCTGTGGCCGAGGGGGCGGGGGCTCCTGTGGCCGAGGGGGCCGGGGCTCCTGTGGCCGAGGGGGCCGGGGCTCCTGTGGGCGAGGGGGCCGGGGCTCCTGTGGGCGAGGGGGCCGGGGTTCCTGTGGCCGAGGGGGCCGGGGCTCCTGTGGCCGAGGGGGCCGGGGCTCCTGTGGCCGAGGGGGCCGGGGTTCCTGTGGCCGAGGGGGCCGGGGTTCCTGTGGCCGAGGGGGCCGGGGTTCCTGTGGCCGAGGGGGCCGGGGTTCCTGTGGCCGAGGGGGCCGGGGTTCCTGTGGCCGAGGGGGCCGGGGTTCCTGTGGCCGAGGGGGCCGGGGTTCCTGTGGCCGAGGGGGCCGGGGTTCCTGTGGCCGAGGGGGCCGGGGTTCCTGTGGCCGAGGGGGCCGGGGTTCCTGTGGCCGAGGGGGCCGGGGTTCCTGTGGCCGAGGGGGCCGGGGTTCCTGTGGCCGAGGGGGCCGGGGTTCCTGTGGCCGAGGGGGCCGGGGTTCCTGTGGCCGAGGGGGCCGGGGTTCCTGTGGCCGAGGGGGCCGGGGTTCCTGTGGCCGAGGGGGCCGGGGTTCCTGTGGCCGAGGGGGCCGGGGTTCCTGTGGCCGAGGGGGCCGGGGGCTCCTGTGGGCGAGGGGGCCGGGGGTTCCTGTGGCCGAGGGGGCCGGGTCTCCTGTGGCCGAGGGGGCCGGGGCTCCTGTGGGCGAGGGGGCCGGGGCTCCTGTGGGCGAGGGGGCCGGGGCTCCTATGGGCGAGGGGGCCGGGGCTCCCGCGGCGTCAGACCCCAGGCTTTCCTGGGAAGGAGGAGACGGAGGCCCCCGAGATAAATCCCGGGAGGTCCCCAGGGCAGGAGCTGGGCCGGACGCTCTGCGCGGGGGCTGCGCCCACCAGCTTCGCCCTGACTCttagggaaggggggaggacGTGGAGGAGCGCCCAGGGTGCCCCAGCCAGTTGGCAGCTGGAAAACGGCGCCCGAGGGGCGCGGGCAGGGTCTCGCCTTCCTCCCCATCCGAGGAAATTCCCTTGGGAAGAGACCAGACCTGGCCCGCGAATTCCTCAAGGGACCGACGGATaaagagaagaaacaggaaaatggaCGAACGCGAGGTTCCTTGTAGAAACAGGTGAATGTGCAGGAGCTTTGGGACTATTTTTCCTGGATATAGTTCCCACTCAACAAAGGGAAACAGGGACGGTCAGGTAGCCCGGCACAATGGTCCGGGCTGAGAGGCAGAGCTGATAAGTCCCGCTCTGGGGCTCGGAGGGTCGCCTTCCGGAGCCTCAGTTGCCTGATGTGTGAAAGAGAAAATCCCAGCACAGCCCACTTTGCTGGCTGGGGATTAGCAAGCTAAGGAACCTATCcgtacatgtatgtgtgcatggaGATAAacagagatacatacatatgtacgtATATAAGTGACTTAAGCATTACAGTGATGAGGAACAGAGCTGgagaaacttggattcaaatctcccCACTGATTTTTACTAGTGTGACCACGGGCAAGTTacctccagcctcagtttctttaactgtaaagtggaaataaacAATTATAGTGCCACGTTTTCACGGATACATCTGGGTCCCTTGTTGCCCTGCTGCAGAATTCATGTGGGTAAAGGGCGttacaaaatgaagcaaattttaaaaatgagatttttttcaggTCCATTCAATAAACAGTGATTAagtgtcaggcattgtgccaaCCACCGGggctacaaaaagaggcaaaagacaatccctgcccttctCGAGGAGCTTACCCTCTAATGAATTGTTATCGCCTTTCCACCAGGAATCACTGCAGAAGTATTAAATTGAGGAagtaattttgaaagaaatactGAATGAATAAATCTTTACTTGACTGGGAGAAAGGGTTAAGAGACAAAAACTATTGAAGACATAAGTAGGACATGAGTGGAATAATCACTGATCAATTagcataataacaataatagctagagAGGTGTGGATTGAGACCCTTGGAATGGAGACCTGCATTGAAGTCCTGCTTCTAGTTCTTGCCATTtatgtgacccaggacaagtcacttaatctctttgtagTGTACCAGGCAACTCTCTCAGAGTGTTTTCAAAGCCCATCTGATCTGTATCCCTAAAGGGAAGCTCTCCAATTATGAAAAcacaggtacacacacacacaccagtgccaaaatatataaagctctctaagatttacaaagtgttttcacaTTATCACGCTTGATTCTTTACCACAGCCCTTTCACCAAAAGGCGCTGGCTGTTGAGGAAATTAAGTgagatgaagtgatttattcAATCTGAAAAGAACCATGGacagagacaagatggcagaataaagtcaggaacttacccaacctctcccccaaactgttccaaattcctttaagtgatgactctaaacaaattgaACACCCCCCAAAAatggaatagaacattttccagttaAAGGCAACTtcgaagctcagcagaaaagatctgtaacagggtgggagtccagcatgCAGAACCAATGCAGGGCATCCTGGCACAGCCCCAAAACCTGCCCTAGCCCAAGCCCAGGGCGCAGCCTCTGCATCAGTGACAATACTAGTGGCTTATAGATCTCTCAACCCATAGACACCAAAGAGAACctggaagatcagcagaaaaggtctgtggaactaGAATTGGAAGGCATTTAGGGTTAAATCTGGGTTGTCAATCCCAGGGCAGGACCGGCCTGGTCCCAGGTCCAACTGGATCCCAGCATCAAAGAAGCAGGACtgctgaatcagcagcagtgctgaaggcttctggacctctcacaATCTGAAGACACCAGGGAGGATCCAGAAGGTTAGTGAAGAGAGATTGTGGCAAGAAGATGGGAGTTTGGTGTGCAATCCCAGCACAGGTCCGGTCAGTGGAGCCCTAACCCTGGCCAGCACACTacatcttacagctacagtggggtaGGGACACACCTAACAGCTCCAAGGCTTAaaaaagtgcttgtggtcagattcctagaaggatttctgaaaactgCTACACAAAATCCTTGAAACTCCACCctagaaacagagccctactttaacaaagagttaaaagtagagtaataggctaggaaaatgagcagaaaacaaaaatcgtttctgaccattgaaagttattatagtgacaagaaagatcaaaacacacattcagaaaatgatttttaaaaaaatcaaagctccGATAaccaaagccttcaagaaaaataagaatggggctcaggccatggaagagctcaaaaaggattttgaaaattaaggaagagagatagatgaaaaattaaggaaagaattaagagagctgcaaaaggaaatagaaaaagctgatgaaaaaaatgccataaaaagtaaaattgctcaattgggaaaggaggtacaaaatctTACTAGGAAAAtacttccttaaaaaatagaattgagcaaaaaaTGACTATgggaaatcaagatacaataaagcaaaaaaaaaaaatagaaaaatgtgaaataatctCAGTGGAAatacaactgacctggaaaatagatccagaagagataaattattattaaatttaaattctttaattcatttatttaattaattatttagttaggtttttacttatttaattatttacattattaaatttaaaattattaatctacctgaaagtcatgattaaaaaaaaaaaaaagaacctgcttatctttcaagaaattatcaaggaaaactatcctgctATTCCAggaccagaaggtaaaatagaaattgaaagaattcaccaattaccTTCtggaagagatcccaaaatgaaaactaccagaaatattatagccaaattctagaactctcaggtcaaggagaaaatattgcaagcatccagaaagaaacaattcaagtatagtggaaccacagtcagaataacacaagatttagcagcttctacattaaaggaccggagggcttggaatatgatattccagagagcaatagAATTAGGATTACAACGAAGAATCCCCTACTCAGCAAAACAGTATAATGCTTCAGAGGaaaagtggtcattcaatgaaagagAAGATTTTCAGCATTTGTGATGTAAAGacccagagctgaatggaaaatttcattttcaaatgcaaggctttggagaagcataaggaggtaatcaggaaaatgatac of the Sarcophilus harrisii chromosome 1, mSarHar1.11, whole genome shotgun sequence genome contains:
- the LOC116422783 gene encoding collagen alpha-1(I) chain-like, with the protein product MPSRHPPPPPRPNVAGFPAAFSSTRRAGRPQTHCSAPPGAPRREPERHLRVPREPARPPPPSAGPLPSGPGGPGSSPAPSSPASGVPRGSGGRRGAGRRRTRGGRIAVRGQPGSAGERKEGSGLGRGARGSRSSPAGAPVPCGGCRAAGGRAGGQGSRGAGRGDGAGRGAGAGRSRLSAACGAARPSGGPSSCASGRLSGAGPSARGPRCLALPGEPLTQHSQHSRGAGRCGGCACVRACVCACVCARPGASPRGAAESSRPSRGEGAGTPLQPRPSRSHGPGLPGSPKLGPAPPRPPPRAGPARASSLASRGAARPSFTHRLPRGRPPSLLLPGARCLRGAPVAEGAGAPVAEGAGAPVAEGAGAPVGEGAGAPVGEGAGVPVAEGAGAPVAEGAGAPVAEGAGVPVAEGAGVPVAEGAGVPVAEGAGVPVAEGAGVPVAEGAGVPVAEGAGVPVAEGAGVPVAEGAGVPVAEGAGVPVAEGAGVPVAEGAGVPVAEGAGVPVAEGAGVPVAEGAGVPVAEGAGVPVAEGAGVPVAEGAGVPVAEGAGGSCGRGGRGFLWPRGPGLLWPRGPGLLWARGPGLLWARGPGLLWARGPGLPRRQTPGFPGKEETEAPEINPGRSPGQELGRTLCAGAAPTSFALTLREGGRTWRSAQGAPASWQLENGARGARAGSRLPPHPRKFPWEETRPGPRIPQGTDG